A DNA window from Coffea arabica cultivar ET-39 chromosome 6c, Coffea Arabica ET-39 HiFi, whole genome shotgun sequence contains the following coding sequences:
- the LOC113722863 gene encoding uncharacterized protein isoform X2 yields the protein MTAAKQKIDSHSSPTSCTSFESSRSSIASNNYQLCMENYNQHMNEKLQWTSTMDFNFITTYVEWKQTKKWDNHKTNDQNYDMLATCLREQFEMQVTGGQCQSRMYRFRKKWNVFANLRGLSSKTETGIGWDEENNCFTASDEHWAQMEAVNKEYKDFKLAGSCFLYDLYTPTTLGKTATGSYAQSAKQPVPEGEHRRPVVQKPQKSKGKAAASSSAASDYQQYPWEGEDVYYIPPVPGASSGKRPASSLGTPGDREGSRGAKSTKSSSDRKRLDDAISKISRVTTASHEFNQSRYEEEAEYSVPVVQDMVKNMQLPKSVKLKATMYFAERRNAGQRCAFVRFDDAERYDYIELIMEELRYGKPPQ from the exons ATGACCGCAGCTAAACAAAAAATTGACTCCCATT CCTCTCCTACTAGCTGCACATCCTTTGAGTCTTCCAGGTCATCCATCGCTTCAAATAACTATCAACTGTGTATGGAGAACTACAATCAGCAT ATGAACGAGAAATTGCAGTGGACTTCTACCATGGACTTCAACTTCATCACCACCTATGTTGAGTGGAAACAAACGAAGAAATGGGACAATCACAAGACAAATGACCAGAATTATGATATGCTTGCCACATGTTTGCGGGAACAATTTGAGATGCAGGTCACCGGAGGCCAATGCCAATCAAGAATGTATAGGTTTAGGAAGAAGTGGAACGTGTTTGCCAATCTTCGTGGTTTGTCATCGAAAACGGAGACTGGGATTGGCTGGGATGAAGAGAATAACTGCTTTACGGCTTCCGACGAGCACTGGGCCCAAATGGAAGCG GTGAACAAAGAGTACAAAGATTTCAAATTGGCTGGAAGTTGCTTCCTATATGATCTGTATACTCCAACAACATTGGGAAAAACTGCAACAGGCAGCTATGCACAATCTGCAAAGCAACCTGTCCCCGAGGGCGAACACCGACGGCCAGTTGTTCAAAAGCCACAAAAGAGCAAAGGAAAGGCTGCAGCCTCAAGTTCAGCTGCCTCTGACTACCAACAGTACCCTTGGGAGGGAGAGGACGTATACTACATACCTCCGGTACCTGGAGCGTCATCTGGAAAGCGTCCTGCCTCAAGTCTTGGCACTCCCGGAGATCGTGAGGGATCTAGAGGTGCTAAATCAACAAAATCATCTAGTGATAGGAAAAGACTAGATGATGCAATCAGCAAAATCTCTCGCGTCACCACCGCTTCGCATGAGTTTAATCAAAGTCGGTATGAAGAGGAAGCAGAATACAGTGTACCGGTAGTTCAAGACATGGTGAAAAATATGCAACTTCCAAAATCGGTTAAGCTGAAAGCGACAATGTACTTTGCCGAAAGAAGAAATGCGGGACAAAGATGTGCATTCGTACGCTTTGATGACGCCGAGCGCTATGATTACATTGAACTCATTATGGAGGAGCTTCGCTATGGCAAGCCCCCACAGTGA
- the LOC113693869 gene encoding nascent polypeptide-associated complex subunit alpha-like protein has product MTAQSQEELLAAHLEQQNIDPEEPVIEDDDEEDDEDDDDDKDEDDVEGQGDGSGRSKQSRSEKKSRKAVLKLGMKAIPGVSRVTVKKSKNILFVISKPDVFKSPTSDTYVLFGEAKIEDLSSQLQTQAAEQFKAPNISNVISKPEPSTVAQDDEDVDETGVEPKDIELVMTQAGVSRAKAVKALKAADGDIVTAIMELTN; this is encoded by the exons ATGACTGCCCAGTCCCAGGAAGAACTCTTGGCCGCTCATCTGGAGCAACAAAATATCGAT CCTGAGGAACCTGTGATCGAGGATGACGATGAAgaggatgatgaagatgatgatgatgacaaagatgaagatgaCGTTGAAG GACAAGGAGATGGTAGTGGAAGATCAAAACAGAGTAGAAGCGAGAAAAAGAGTCGGAAGGCTGTGCTAAAGCTGGGGATGAAGGCCATCCCAGGGGTCAGCCGGGTCACTGTTAAGAAGAGCAAGAAT ATTCTGTTTGTCATCTCAAAGCCAGATGTTTTCAAGAGCCCAACTTCAGATACATATGTTCTATTTGGTGAAGCAAAGATTGAGGATTTGAGCTCGCAATTGCAAACTCAAGCTGCAGAGCAGTTCAAGGCTCCTAATATCAGCAATGTGATATCCAAGCCTGAGCCATCAACTGTAGCTCAGGATGATGAAGATGTAGACGAGACTGGTGTAGAACCCAAGGACATAGAATTGGTCATGACGCAAGCTGGTGTTTCAAGGGCCAAGGCTGTGAAGGCTCTCAAGGCTGCAGATGGAGATATTGTGACTGCCATTATGGAACTTACAAACTAG
- the LOC140008720 gene encoding uncharacterized protein — MKIVQGSEKDQYSKLGVYMHEILRSNPGSTVIMKTVDDFRDSKTGKGRFERPYICFAGVKHGFLIGCRQFIGVDDTFLKGSVGGVLLAIVGVDANNGIFPIAYAAAEGESKDSWCWFFKLLKEDLKIEKDYEWTIMSDKQKGLIEACDLIFLNAAHRFCVKHLHNNFSSAGFKGEGLRRALWTVAKATTPVQFISRMEAIAQIDIEAARWFDDKPPSQWSRAYFSTHPKCAMLLNNICECFNSKILDAREKPIIKMFEAIRLYMMQRMQKNRNLAKEKWQTYPYCPKILHIMQKNVDRAPDCFPFKSNDGLYEVSCPYGDQYAVNIKEQTCSCRKWELTGIPCPHAIAALWMAKKDPLLYVSKWYTVETYMKCYEGSVCPMNGESEWGLTDVGEGPLPPYMGEHLEGLRS; from the coding sequence atgaaaattgttCAGGGCAGTGAAAAAGACCAGTACAGCAAATTAGGAGTTTATATGCATGAAATTCTAAGATCCAACCCTGGTAGCACTGTTATAATGAAAACTGTTGATGACTTCAGAGACTCAAAAACAGGGAAAGGCAGATTTGAGAGGCCGTACATCTGTTTTGCTGGAGTGAAGCATGGTTTCCTAATTGGATGTAGGCAATTTATTGGAGTAGATGATACTTTTTTGAAAGGATCAGTAGGAGGAGTTTTGCTAGCAATTGTTGGAGTTGATGCCAATAATGGCATTTTTCCAATAGCATATGCTGCAGCAGAAGGTGAAAGTAAGGATTCATGGTGCTGGTTCTTCAAACTATTGAAAGAAGATTTGAAGATTGAAAAGGATTATGAATGGACAATAATGAGTGACAAACAAAAAGGTCTAATTGAAGCATGTGATCTGATTTTCCTAAATGCAGCCCACAGATTTTGTGTGAAACACTTGCACAATAACTTTTCATCTGCTGGTTTCAAAGGAGAAGGTTTGAGGAGAGCGTTATGGACTGTTGCCAAAGCAACAACACCAGTTCAATTCATTAGCAGAATGGAAGCAATAGCTCAAATTGATATAGAGGCAGCCAGGTGGTTTGATGACAAACCACCAAGTCAATGGAGCAGAGCTTATTTTAGCACTCATCCTAAATGTGCAATGTTATTGAATAATATCTGTGAGTGCTTCAACAGCAAAATTCTTGATGCTAGGGAGAAGCCAATAATTAAAATGTTTGAAGCAATACGGTTGTACATGATGCAGAGAATGCAAAAAAATAGGAATCTGGCCAAAGAGAAGTGGCAGACTTATCCTTATTGCCCCAAAATTCTTCACATTATGCAGAAAAATGTAGATAGAGCACCTGACTGTTTTCCATTCAAATCGAATGATGGTCTTTATGAAGTCAGTTGCCCATATGGTGACCAATATGCAGTGAACATCAAGGAGCAAACATGCTCTTGCAGAAAATGGGAATTAACAGGTATTCCCTGTCCCCATGCCATTGCTGCATTGTGGATGGCTAAAAAGGATCCTCTGCTATATGTTTCAAAATGGTATACAGTGGAGACATATATGAAGTGCTATGAAGGATCAGTGTGTCCCATGAATGGAGAAAGTGAATGGGGGCTTACTGATGTTGGTGAAGGTCCTTTGCCACCTTATATGGGAGAGCACCTGGAAGGCCTAAGAAGCTGA
- the LOC113722863 gene encoding uncharacterized protein isoform X1, translating to MTAAKQKIDSHSSPTSCTSFESSRSSIASNNYQLCMENYNQHQMNEKLQWTSTMDFNFITTYVEWKQTKKWDNHKTNDQNYDMLATCLREQFEMQVTGGQCQSRMYRFRKKWNVFANLRGLSSKTETGIGWDEENNCFTASDEHWAQMEAVNKEYKDFKLAGSCFLYDLYTPTTLGKTATGSYAQSAKQPVPEGEHRRPVVQKPQKSKGKAAASSSAASDYQQYPWEGEDVYYIPPVPGASSGKRPASSLGTPGDREGSRGAKSTKSSSDRKRLDDAISKISRVTTASHEFNQSRYEEEAEYSVPVVQDMVKNMQLPKSVKLKATMYFAERRNAGQRCAFVRFDDAERYDYIELIMEELRYGKPPQ from the exons ATGACCGCAGCTAAACAAAAAATTGACTCCCATT CCTCTCCTACTAGCTGCACATCCTTTGAGTCTTCCAGGTCATCCATCGCTTCAAATAACTATCAACTGTGTATGGAGAACTACAATCAGCAT CAGATGAACGAGAAATTGCAGTGGACTTCTACCATGGACTTCAACTTCATCACCACCTATGTTGAGTGGAAACAAACGAAGAAATGGGACAATCACAAGACAAATGACCAGAATTATGATATGCTTGCCACATGTTTGCGGGAACAATTTGAGATGCAGGTCACCGGAGGCCAATGCCAATCAAGAATGTATAGGTTTAGGAAGAAGTGGAACGTGTTTGCCAATCTTCGTGGTTTGTCATCGAAAACGGAGACTGGGATTGGCTGGGATGAAGAGAATAACTGCTTTACGGCTTCCGACGAGCACTGGGCCCAAATGGAAGCG GTGAACAAAGAGTACAAAGATTTCAAATTGGCTGGAAGTTGCTTCCTATATGATCTGTATACTCCAACAACATTGGGAAAAACTGCAACAGGCAGCTATGCACAATCTGCAAAGCAACCTGTCCCCGAGGGCGAACACCGACGGCCAGTTGTTCAAAAGCCACAAAAGAGCAAAGGAAAGGCTGCAGCCTCAAGTTCAGCTGCCTCTGACTACCAACAGTACCCTTGGGAGGGAGAGGACGTATACTACATACCTCCGGTACCTGGAGCGTCATCTGGAAAGCGTCCTGCCTCAAGTCTTGGCACTCCCGGAGATCGTGAGGGATCTAGAGGTGCTAAATCAACAAAATCATCTAGTGATAGGAAAAGACTAGATGATGCAATCAGCAAAATCTCTCGCGTCACCACCGCTTCGCATGAGTTTAATCAAAGTCGGTATGAAGAGGAAGCAGAATACAGTGTACCGGTAGTTCAAGACATGGTGAAAAATATGCAACTTCCAAAATCGGTTAAGCTGAAAGCGACAATGTACTTTGCCGAAAGAAGAAATGCGGGACAAAGATGTGCATTCGTACGCTTTGATGACGCCGAGCGCTATGATTACATTGAACTCATTATGGAGGAGCTTCGCTATGGCAAGCCCCCACAGTGA